From a single Nymphaea colorata isolate Beijing-Zhang1983 chromosome 4, ASM883128v2, whole genome shotgun sequence genomic region:
- the LOC116252261 gene encoding uncharacterized protein LOC116252261 yields MATRCPGSQSGAMETLVSNFRWPNRTVCSGHTSSIPAGGERTTLRRRRSEVRLLAGNLELPGGRGIRSAADCERSVRGWRSGGGGRIRARARAESAGDGMEASASTSTADRRYQEADFPVWEKLGAVVRLSYGMGIYGAMALAGNFVSSMTGVDSMGGFHFSLEALLDGLGYAVPPIMALLFILDDEVVKVSPYARAIRDVEDEELRSFFYGMSPWQFILIVAASSVGEELFYRAAVQGGLAHMFLRGTELVKDAPGITSLTGMFPPFVPFAQAFAAVITAALTGSLYYIAASPKDPTYVIAPTLPTRSGREDLKKLFAAWYERRQLKKIYSPLLEGLLALYLGFEWIKTDNILAPMITHGIYSAVILGHGLWKIHDHRRRFRQRIQQVREEGRRTNKL; encoded by the exons ATGGCCACCCGTTGCCCGGGGAGCCAGAGTGGGGCGATGGAGACGCTCGTGTCGAACTTCCGGTGGCCTAATCGGACGGTCTGCAGCGGCCACACCTCCTCCATTCCGGCCGGCGGCGAACGGACCACGCTTCGTCGCCGGAGGTCCGAGGTGCGGTTACTCGCCGGGAATTTGGAGCTTCCTGGAGGGAGGGGGATCAGGAGTGCGGCCGACTGCGAACGAAGCGTAAGGGGATGGCGAAGCGGCGGGGGAGGTAGAATTAGGGCGAGGGCGAGAGCGGAGAGTGCCGGAGATGGGATGGAGGCGTCTGCGTCGACGTCGACGGCGGATCGGAGGTACCAAGAGGCGGACTTCCCTGTGTGGGAGAAGCTCGGCGCGGTCGTTCGCCTGAGCTACGGGATGG GTATATATGGTGCCATGGCGCTTGCGGGCAATTTTGTGTCCTCAATGACGGGAGTTGATTCGATGGGTGGATTCCATTTCTCACTGGAGGCTCTGTTAGATGGACTTGGATATGCGGTTCCTCCTATAATGGCCCTCCTCTTTATACTAGAT GATGAGGTTGTCAAGGTGTCACCTTATGCTCGTGCAATTAGAGATGTTGAAGATGAGGAACTAAGGAGCTTTTTCTATGGGATGTCTCCATGGCAG TTCATACTTATTGTGGCTGCGAGTTCCGTTGGGGAGGAGTTGTTTTATCGTGCTGCTGTGCAG GGGGGGTTGGCGCACATGTTTCTGAGAGGCACAGAATTGGTGAAGGACGCTCCTGGAATTACATCTCTG ACTGGAATGTTTCCTCCTTTTGTCCCATTTGCGCAAGCTTTTGCTGCTGTAATAACGGCAGCTCTTACAGGTTCCCTCTACTATATTGCTGCCTCTCCCAAAG ACCCCACATATGTCATCGCACCAACGTTACCAACTCGTTCCGGTCGTGAAGATCTTAAAAAGCTCTTTGCAG CTTGGTACGAAAGGAGACAATTGAAGAAGATATATTCGCCCCTCCTAGAAGGTCTCTTGGCCCTCTACCTGGGTTTCGAATGGATCAAG ACGGATAATATTCTTGCGCCCATGATCACCCATGGCATATACTCTGCCGTCATCTTGGGCCATGGCTTGTGGAAAATTCATGATCACAGGCGTAGGTTTCGCCAGAGAATCCAGCAAGTAAGGGAGGAGggaagaagaacaaacaaaTTATGA
- the LOC116253757 gene encoding cellulose synthase-like protein D1: protein MDPLNHNDSNKAMPPRPSPSVKFVRRTSSGRFVSLDNIEFSGEFPTPINYTVVMPPTPDNQPAKAEDGQGPYGSKSSYQHDQTTAGARGGGGSGGLKPSQSMIVSQTGDFDHNRWLFETSGTYGYGNAFWSSSDHGGGYDVVDDDTMSVSMEAFLDKPWKPLTRKLSIPTAIISPYRLLIATRLVVLAFFLMWRVKHPNPDAVWLWGMSVVCELWFAFSWLLDQLPKLNPVNRSVDLVALHEKFESPSPSNPSGRSDLPGVDVFVSTADPEKEPPLVTANTILSILSAEYPVEKLACYVSDDGGSLLTFEAMAEAAAFADLWVPFCRKHNVCPRNPESYFTARGDPTRFKKDPDFVRDRRRVKREYDELKVRINGLPDAIRRRSNAYNAREEEKAARETETADPEVASEAAAILQQATWMADGTHWPGTWLVPSPDHSKGDHAGILQVMTKVPDPDPVLGGPDENRIDLSGVDVRVPMLVYVSREKRPGYDHNKKAGAMNALVRASAILSNGPFILNLDCDHYIYNSQAIKEGLCFMMDRGGDRICYIQFPQRFEGVDPSDRYANHNTVFFDGNMRALDGLQGPVYVGTGCLFRRVALYGFDPPRTYEYTGVFGQSKHHLRSPSLSSTISDESAFTEPPPPLDETPSDMPKKFGNSTLFAHSVPVAEFQGRPLADHPSVKNGRPPGALLYRREPLTAPTVAEAVSVISCWYEEKTEWGDRVGWIYGSVTEDVVTGYRMHNRGWRSVYCITYPDAFRGTVPINLTDRLHQVLRWATGSMEIFFSRNNALFASRRMKFLQRVAYLNVCVYPFTSIFLIVYCFLPAISLFTSTFIVQTLSVTFLTYLLTITVTLCLLAILEIRWSGIDLEDWWRNEQFWLIGGTSAHLVAVLQGLLKVFGGVEIAFKLTSKSASEDEADAFADLYEVKWTSLMIPPIAIIVVNAVAVAVGFARTVYSPIPQWGKLFGGVFFSFWVLAHMYPFAKGLMGRRGKLPTLVYVWAGLFAIIVSLLWITVSPPGSSSSGISGGTLQL, encoded by the exons ATGGACCCACTAAACCACAATGACTCAAACAAGGCCATGCCGCCCCGGCCAAGTCCGTCCGTCAAGTTTGTCCGGCGGACGTCTAGTGGCCGGTTTGTGAGCCTCGATAACATCGAATTCTCCGGCGAGTTCCCGACACCCATAAACTATACGGTGGTAATGCCCCCCACCCCAGACAACCAGCCAGCCAAGGCAGAGGATGGTCAGGGCCCTTATGGTTCGAAATCGTCCTACCAACATGATCAGACCACTGCAGGGGCTAGGGGGGGTGGTGGTAGCGGTGGGCTCAAGCCAAGTCAGTCCATGATCGTGAGCCAGACAGGGGACTTTGACCACAACAGGTGGTTGTTTGAGACCAGTGGCACCTACGGGTATGGGAATGCCTTCTGGTCTTCGAGTGATCATGGTGGTGGGTATGACGTGGTCGATGATGACACCATGAGCGTGAGCATGGAAGCTTTCCTTGACAAGCCATGGAAGCCACTGACGAGGAAGCTTTCCATCCCAACTGCCATTATCAGCCCATACAG gcTTCTTATTGCGACCCGGCTGGTGGTGCTAGCCTTCTTCTTGATGTGGCGTGTGAAGCACCCGAACCCTGACGCCGTGTGGCTTTGGGGAATGTCCGTCGTCTGCGAGCTCTGGTTCGCCTTCTCATGGCTGCTCGACCAGCTCCCTAAGCTTAACCCCGTCAACCGCTCCGTCGACCTCGTTGCCCTCCACGAAAAATTCGAGTCCCCTTCCCCTTCCAACCCTTCCGGCCGCTCTGACCTCCCCGGCGTTGACGTCTTCGTCTCCACCGCGGACCCCGAAAAGGAGCCTCCTCTCGTCACCGCCAACACCATCCTCTCCATTCTCTCCGCCGAGTACCCGGTCGAGAAGCTCGCCTGCTATGTTTCTGATGACGGTGGCAGCCTCCTAACTTTCGAGGCCATGGCGGAGGCCGCCGCCTTCGCCGACCTCTGGGTTCCCTTTTGCCGCAAGCATAACGTTTGCCCCCGAAACCCCGAGAGCTACTTCACGGCCCGCGGCGACCCCACCCGTTTCAAGAAGGACCCAGACTTCGTCCGCGACCGCCGGCGAGTCAAGCGAGAGTATGACGAGTTGAAGGTCCGCATCAACGGTCTCCCCGACGCCATCCGCCGCCGATCCAACGCATACAACGCCAGGGAAGAGGAAAAGGCCGCTAGGGAGACAGAAACCGCCGACCCGGAGGTCGCATCGGAGGCAGCAGCCATCCTTCAACAGGCGACGTGGATGGCGGACGGTACGCACTGGCCGGGGACGTGGTTGGTGCCGTCGCCGGACCACAGCAAAGGTGACCACGCCGGTATCCTTCAGGTGATGACCAAGGTACCTGACCCCGACCCTGTCTTAGGCGGCCCTGATGAAAATAGGATCGACCTCTCCGGCGTCGACGTGCGGGTGCCTATGCTGGTGTACGTTTCCAGAGAGAAGCGCCCTGGGTACGACCACAACAAGAAGGCAGGCGCCATGAACGCCCTCGTTCGTGCTTCCGCCATCCTCTCTAATGGACCCTTCATCCTCAACCTCGACTGCGATCACTACATATACAACTCTCAGGCCATCAAAGAGGGTCTGTGCTTCATGATGGACCGTGGTGGCGATCGCATCTGCTACATTCAGTTTCCTCAGCGGTTTGAAGGGGTAGATCCTTCGGACCGATACGCCAACCACAACACCGTGTTCTTCGATGGCAACATGCGCGCGCTCGACGGTCTCCAAGGACCGGTCTACGTCGGTACCGGCTGCCTCTTCCGACGTGTTGCTCTCTATGGCTTCGACCCACCTCGGACGTATGAGTATACCGGCGTGTTCGGTCAGAGCAAGCACCACCTACGGTCGCCGTCGCTATCGTCGACCATCTCGGACGAATCCGCCTTTACCGAACCTCCCCCGCCTCTAGATGAAACTCCTTCCGACATGCCAAAGAAATTTGGGAACTCCACGCTTTTTGCTCACTCGGTCCCGGTTGCCGAGTTCCAAGGCCGGCCGTTGGCGGACCATCCGTCCGTCAAGAACGGTCGGCCTCCTGGTGCGTTACTGTACCGTCGAGAACCGCTCACTGCACCCACCGTGGCCGAAGCGGTGTCAGTCATCTCTTGCTGGTACGAGGAGAAGACGGAGTGGGGAGACCGAGTGGGTTGGATCTATGGGTCCGTCACGGAGGACGTGGTCACGGGGTACCGCATGCACAACCGGGGCTGGCGGTCTGTGTACTGCATCACGTACCCCGATGCTTTCCGAGGTACCGTGCCTATAAACCTCACCGACCGGCTGCACCAGGTTCTCCGGTGGGCTACCGGCTCCATGGAGATCTTCTTCTCTCGCAACAACGCTCTTTTCGCCAGCAGGAGGATGAAGTTCTTGCAGAGGGTAGCATATCTCAATGTCTGCGTCTACCCATTCACCTCCATCTTCCTCATCGTCTACTGCTTTCTACCGGCCATCTCCCTGTTCACCAGCACCTTCATCGTGCAGACCCTCAGCGTAACCTTCCTCACTTACCTGCTCACCATCACGGTCACCCTCTGCTTGTTGGCCATCCTGGAGATCCGGTGGTCCGGCATCGATCTCGAGGACTGGTGGCGGAACGAGCAATTTTGGCTTATAGGTGGTACCAGTGCGCACCTGGTCGCGGTGCTGCAGGGTCTGCTCAAGGTGTTCGGCGGCGTGGAGATCGCGTTCAAGCTCACATCAAAGTCGGCATCCGAGGACGAGGCCGACGCTTTTGCGGACCTGTATGAGGTGAAGTGGACCAGCCTGATGATACCGCCGATCGCCATTATCGTGGTGAATGCGGTAGCGGTAGCGGTAGGGTTCGCCAGGACAGTGTACAGCCCGATACCGCAGTGGGGCAAGCTCTTTGGTGGGGTGTTCTTTAGTTTCTGGGTGTTGGCTCACATGTACCCATTCGCAAAGGGGCTCATGGGAAGGAGGGGGAAGCTGCCCACACTGGTCTATGTGTGGGCAGGCTTGTTTGCCATCATAGTATCGTTGCTGTGGATCACCGTCAGCCCTCCAGGCAGTAGCAGCAGTGGGATTTCTGGGGGCACTCTACAATTGTAA
- the LOC116253294 gene encoding zinc finger protein 10-like, protein MATDLSLNTAGQQERGPHAGRWTWNPRAPCLEADDTWEARAFAEDSSNLTWPPRSYPCTFCRRQFRSAQALGGHMNVHRRDRARLRQLSPDASPIPSAEGPLLRFLSLPASSQRTLNLEGLASA, encoded by the coding sequence ATGGCTACGGATCTTAGCCTCAACACTGCGGGACAGCAAGAGCGCGGCCCTCACGCGGGAAGGTGGACATGGAACCCGCGGGCGCCCTGTCTGGAAGCAGATGACACGTGGGAGGCTCGCGCCTTCGCCGAGGACTCCAGCAACCTAACATGGCCGCCCCGCTCCTACCCTTGCACCTTCTGCAGGAGACAATTCCGGTCGGCCCAGGCCCTCGGCGGCCACATGAACGTCCACCGTCGAGACCGCGCCCGCCTGCGCCAGCTCTCCCCAGACGCCTCTCCTATCCCTTCCGCGGAAGGCCCCCTTCTTCGCTTTTTGTCGCTCCCGGCGAGCTCGCAGCGCACCCTGAACCTGGAAGGCCTAGCCTCTGCATGA